The Pseudarthrobacter sp. NS4 genome includes a window with the following:
- a CDS encoding family 1 glycosylhydrolase has translation MTNFPNGFLWGASTAPHQIEGNNVNSDFWAREQLRAGMERSGDAVDSYHRYAEDMQLLSDAGLNSYRFGIEWARIEPSPGHFSSAELAHYRRMIDTALRMGLKPVITLHHFTNPRWFAEEGGWMGPRAVERFAAYAETAAGILDGVEWICTMNEPNMLALMTTMSRAAEQQKDKNWQSPTVDGDARPVLPDPDPEVGYRLVEAHHAVRDLLRERTGAAVGWTVANQALVALPGGEDMLRTKQFVREDLYLEGARGDDFIGVQSYSSQNVTADGIVPHPPHPDNTIVGNAYRPDALGIAVRHTWEVTGGVQILVTENGIATADDERRIAYTETALQHLSAAMDDGVDVRGYLHWSALDNYEWGHWEPTFGLIAVDRTTFERHPKPSLAWLGNVAKSGSISSQDQQVSTGTVAS, from the coding sequence ATGACGAACTTTCCGAACGGCTTCCTTTGGGGAGCCTCCACCGCCCCTCACCAGATTGAGGGAAACAACGTCAACAGTGACTTCTGGGCGCGGGAGCAGCTACGGGCTGGCATGGAGCGCAGTGGTGATGCTGTTGACAGCTATCACCGGTACGCCGAAGACATGCAACTCCTGTCTGATGCCGGCCTCAACTCTTACAGATTCGGAATCGAGTGGGCGCGCATCGAGCCTTCTCCCGGCCACTTTTCCAGCGCCGAACTGGCCCACTACCGCCGCATGATCGACACAGCACTCAGGATGGGCCTGAAGCCCGTCATCACGCTGCACCACTTCACAAATCCCCGGTGGTTTGCCGAGGAAGGCGGGTGGATGGGCCCGCGGGCGGTCGAGCGGTTCGCGGCATATGCCGAAACCGCTGCCGGCATACTCGACGGCGTTGAGTGGATCTGCACCATGAACGAACCCAACATGCTCGCGCTGATGACCACGATGAGCCGGGCAGCGGAACAGCAAAAGGACAAAAATTGGCAAAGCCCAACCGTGGACGGCGATGCCCGCCCGGTCCTGCCAGACCCTGACCCTGAGGTCGGGTACCGGCTTGTCGAGGCCCATCACGCCGTCCGGGACCTGCTGCGGGAGCGGACCGGCGCCGCGGTGGGATGGACCGTGGCGAACCAGGCACTGGTAGCCTTGCCTGGCGGGGAGGACATGTTGCGCACCAAGCAGTTTGTCCGCGAAGACCTCTACCTTGAAGGCGCCCGTGGCGATGATTTCATCGGCGTCCAGTCCTACAGCAGCCAGAACGTCACCGCCGACGGCATCGTGCCCCACCCGCCCCATCCTGACAACACGATCGTCGGCAACGCTTACCGGCCTGACGCGCTTGGCATTGCCGTGCGCCACACCTGGGAAGTCACCGGTGGAGTGCAGATCCTCGTCACCGAAAACGGCATCGCAACGGCTGATGACGAGCGGCGCATCGCGTACACGGAAACGGCATTGCAGCACCTGTCCGCGGCGATGGACGACGGGGTCGACGTCCGGGGCTACCTGCACTGGAGTGCCCTGGACAACTATGAATGGGGCCACTGGGAACCAACATTTGGGCTGATTGCCGTGGACCGGACAACCTTCGAGCGGCACCCCAAACCGAGCCTGGCATGGCTTGGGAACGTCGCCAAGAGCGGGTCCATTTCCTCGCAGGACCAGCAGGTCAGCACGGGGACGGTGGCGTCATGA
- a CDS encoding glycoside hydrolase family 2 TIM barrel-domain containing protein encodes MTSTGFTAAPADFSGLHPVGRLPMGSLRRPADVDLNGTWDFQLLERPDAPVSDTWGTTTVPGLWTMSEASDPPHYTNVPMPFDEIPPQLPKRNPTGLYRRTFKLSPEPGRRAVLHVGAAESALRVLINGVPVGLSTDSHLAAEFDITEHVTHGMNELVLVVTKFSAESYLEDQDHWWQAGITRPVFVYTVPDVRITDVVAVADYDTDSAEGSLTVDVETAGLAHLTKVDWSVQIAVLGREDTRPIAPRRATMTLPKPTDERGSKPSPRFPSDFMDLLSIRAAGAEVPERFAAIAGNFAQTVTHETAAGKARFERKGLDVAPWTAETPHLENLVVRLLDAEGKIADEVSLRIGFRRVEIRGRDLLVNGQRILIQGVARHDVDPRTGRVMTRESLLTELSLMKRNNINAVRTAHYPNDPVFLDLCDEIGFYVVDEADIEGHAFAGGIADDPLFLPSFMRRYSRMVLRDRNHPSVIIWSLGNETGYGAAHDAMAAWSRKTDPTRPVHYEGAIANDWHGGHAATDIVCPMYGSFPALEAYANDTRADRPLILCEYAFSLGNSTGGLDEYWRLFESLPGLQGGFIWGWRDHSLDPDGDGHYRYGGDFGDEPNSGAILNYGIVFPDLTPKPALFEARGIFAPVRIISDAATARDGRLEILNRQAFADLRGLRGEVRIETADGPVVVTAVDLPDAAPGTTAALELPPPVRAAAREPGALAVTLTLRTQERTLWAPAGTEIAVLQVILEAEHHQLAFADPIELELDDDGSLSHPLLTRAPELCLWRPLTDNDRSFALDNRFVRSGFFRLDLVDTEVKLQGAGAVVTRTYRTAFGDDVVTHRRSITAAAEGDWIIDEHVILPESTGDGLRVGIEFELIDGFEDGRWVGLGPWENYPDRAQSALLGTWESSIDDLAVPYIVPQSNGTRGGVRELQLKGPAGTVKTEHATDLHMTVSRYSTEELESATHYWQLPRSGKTIVNLDTAHRGVGTVFLGPDTLPKHRLDGQDYAWQWRLKLDNPAGATTAKNSKD; translated from the coding sequence ATGACCAGCACTGGCTTCACAGCGGCCCCCGCTGATTTCTCGGGGCTGCATCCGGTGGGTCGGCTGCCGATGGGCTCGCTTCGACGTCCCGCTGATGTTGACCTCAATGGAACATGGGACTTCCAGTTGCTGGAACGGCCGGACGCCCCGGTCAGCGATACGTGGGGAACGACGACGGTGCCCGGCCTTTGGACGATGTCCGAGGCCAGTGACCCGCCGCACTACACCAACGTGCCGATGCCTTTCGATGAGATCCCGCCGCAGCTTCCCAAGCGCAACCCCACCGGCCTCTACCGACGGACCTTCAAATTGTCCCCGGAGCCCGGACGCCGGGCGGTCCTGCACGTCGGTGCAGCGGAGTCAGCCCTTCGCGTGCTGATTAACGGCGTCCCCGTGGGACTGAGCACGGACTCCCACCTCGCGGCCGAATTCGATATCACCGAACACGTCACCCACGGCATGAACGAGCTTGTGCTCGTGGTCACCAAGTTTTCGGCCGAGAGCTACCTCGAGGATCAGGACCACTGGTGGCAGGCCGGCATCACCCGGCCGGTTTTTGTCTACACGGTGCCGGATGTGCGCATCACCGATGTTGTGGCGGTCGCCGACTACGACACAGACTCAGCCGAAGGGTCGCTGACGGTTGATGTCGAGACCGCGGGACTGGCCCACCTGACAAAAGTCGACTGGTCTGTGCAGATAGCAGTCCTGGGCCGGGAGGATACCCGGCCCATCGCCCCGCGGCGGGCGACAATGACCCTCCCCAAGCCCACCGATGAACGCGGCAGCAAACCAAGTCCCCGGTTCCCGTCCGACTTTATGGACCTGCTGAGCATCCGGGCTGCAGGCGCGGAAGTGCCCGAACGGTTCGCCGCGATCGCGGGGAACTTCGCCCAGACAGTCACCCACGAGACGGCCGCCGGAAAGGCGCGCTTCGAGCGGAAGGGGCTGGACGTTGCACCCTGGACGGCTGAAACACCACACCTGGAAAATCTCGTCGTCCGCCTCCTTGATGCAGAGGGAAAGATTGCCGATGAGGTAAGCCTCCGTATCGGCTTCCGCCGCGTCGAAATCCGGGGCCGCGATCTTCTCGTCAACGGCCAGCGCATCCTCATCCAAGGGGTGGCCCGCCACGACGTCGACCCCCGCACAGGGCGGGTGATGACAAGGGAGTCCCTCCTGACAGAGCTTTCGTTGATGAAGCGCAACAACATCAACGCTGTGCGGACAGCGCACTACCCGAACGATCCGGTCTTCCTCGACCTGTGCGATGAAATCGGCTTCTACGTCGTAGACGAGGCAGACATCGAAGGACACGCCTTCGCCGGAGGGATCGCCGACGATCCGTTGTTCCTCCCAAGCTTCATGCGCCGCTACTCACGGATGGTGCTGCGCGACCGCAACCACCCCAGCGTCATCATCTGGTCCTTGGGAAACGAGACAGGGTACGGCGCGGCCCACGACGCCATGGCTGCCTGGTCCCGCAAGACCGACCCCACCCGTCCAGTCCACTACGAAGGCGCCATAGCCAACGATTGGCATGGCGGCCACGCCGCAACTGACATTGTCTGCCCAATGTACGGCTCATTCCCTGCCCTGGAGGCATACGCCAACGACACCCGGGCGGACCGCCCACTGATTCTGTGTGAGTACGCTTTTTCCCTGGGCAACTCCACGGGCGGGCTGGACGAGTACTGGCGGCTCTTTGAATCACTGCCGGGGCTGCAGGGCGGTTTCATCTGGGGATGGCGTGACCACTCATTGGACCCCGACGGCGACGGCCACTACCGCTACGGCGGCGACTTCGGCGACGAACCCAACAGCGGAGCGATCCTCAACTATGGCATCGTCTTTCCTGACCTCACTCCGAAGCCGGCCCTCTTCGAAGCGCGGGGCATTTTCGCCCCGGTAAGGATCATCTCAGACGCTGCAACGGCCCGTGACGGGCGGCTGGAGATCCTCAACCGCCAAGCGTTCGCGGACCTCCGCGGGCTAAGGGGCGAGGTGCGGATCGAAACGGCGGACGGCCCCGTCGTCGTAACCGCCGTCGACCTCCCTGACGCCGCTCCGGGCACCACCGCGGCACTGGAACTTCCGCCCCCCGTACGCGCAGCAGCACGGGAGCCCGGTGCATTGGCGGTGACGTTGACACTCCGGACGCAGGAGCGCACACTCTGGGCGCCGGCCGGCACCGAAATAGCGGTACTCCAGGTAATCCTGGAAGCCGAACATCACCAGCTGGCGTTCGCCGACCCGATCGAGCTTGAGCTCGACGACGACGGGTCACTTTCACATCCGCTGCTGACCCGCGCCCCCGAGCTGTGCCTCTGGCGCCCGCTCACGGACAACGACCGATCCTTTGCCCTCGATAACCGCTTCGTACGTTCCGGCTTCTTCCGCCTGGACCTTGTTGATACAGAGGTAAAGCTTCAGGGAGCGGGTGCCGTGGTTACCCGGACCTATCGCACTGCCTTTGGTGATGACGTTGTCACCCACCGCCGCAGCATCACGGCAGCAGCCGAGGGCGACTGGATCATCGATGAGCACGTCATCCTGCCGGAATCCACAGGGGACGGTCTACGCGTCGGCATCGAGTTCGAACTTATCGACGGCTTCGAGGACGGACGCTGGGTGGGACTCGGGCCGTGGGAAAACTACCCCGACCGAGCGCAATCTGCGCTTCTGGGAACCTGGGAAAGCAGCATCGATGACTTGGCTGTGCCCTACATCGTCCCGCAATCCAACGGCACGCGCGGGGGAGTGCGCGAACTCCAGCTCAAGGGTCCGGCAGGCACCGTAAAGACGGAACACGCCACTGACTTACACATGACCGTATCCCGTTATTCGACCGAAGAACTCGAATCAGCAACCCATTACTGGCAGCTGCCCCGCTCTGGGAAGACCATCGTCAACCTCGATACAGCTCACCGGGGCGTAGGGACTGTGTTCCTCGGACCCGACACCCTGCCCAAGCACCGCCTCGACGGGCAGGATTACGCCTGGCAATGGCGGCTCAAGCTCGACAACCCGGCCGGCGCAACAACCGCCAAGAATTCGAAGGACTAA
- a CDS encoding Gfo/Idh/MocA family protein: MTTLQSPDTVQATLGWGIVGTGRISTSVVADLTQCAGAEILSVHSRDASKAAAFAEQFGAPRSADSYDELLADTGIDVVYIATPFATHHEMTRQALLAGKHVLVEKPMAMTANEVEDLFQLAAERNLFLMEGMWMKFNPAFNRLQEEIAAGSIGEPRSLRAMFGMPFPQDGGSRWDVKRSGSTLLDQGIYPVTLAHMVFGAPESVHAAGTVRSDGLDLAGHFTLEYSDGRFAQCAASTLEFADLAGSVSGTKGWMVLPGPFWATTSLRMHTGSWQNIIHAPEAIDLDREGNGYIPMLRGVSDAIAAGLTEHPVHTAADTVAVFRTLDKIRAAIGAGTPTLESNKQ, translated from the coding sequence ATGACGACTCTCCAGAGCCCCGATACCGTGCAGGCCACACTGGGCTGGGGGATTGTGGGCACAGGACGAATCTCAACGAGCGTGGTCGCGGACCTGACGCAATGTGCAGGCGCGGAGATCCTGTCCGTGCACAGCCGGGACGCGTCCAAGGCTGCTGCCTTCGCCGAGCAGTTCGGCGCCCCACGCTCCGCGGACAGCTATGACGAGCTGTTGGCTGATACCGGGATTGATGTCGTGTACATCGCCACGCCCTTCGCCACTCATCATGAGATGACACGTCAGGCGCTGCTTGCAGGCAAACACGTCCTGGTCGAGAAACCGATGGCAATGACCGCTAACGAGGTGGAGGACCTGTTCCAGCTCGCGGCGGAACGGAACCTCTTCCTCATGGAGGGCATGTGGATGAAGTTCAACCCCGCCTTCAATCGGCTCCAGGAAGAAATTGCAGCGGGCAGCATCGGTGAGCCCCGCAGCCTGCGGGCAATGTTCGGCATGCCGTTTCCACAGGACGGCGGCAGCCGCTGGGACGTCAAACGCAGCGGGAGCACCCTGCTGGACCAGGGAATATACCCCGTGACCCTGGCCCATATGGTCTTCGGTGCGCCGGAATCAGTCCACGCCGCAGGCACGGTCCGCAGCGATGGCCTGGACCTCGCCGGGCACTTCACTCTTGAGTACAGCGACGGGCGCTTCGCCCAGTGCGCGGCCTCCACCCTGGAGTTCGCAGACCTTGCCGGCTCGGTCAGCGGAACCAAAGGATGGATGGTCCTCCCCGGCCCGTTTTGGGCAACCACGTCATTGAGGATGCACACCGGATCCTGGCAGAACATTATCCACGCGCCTGAGGCTATCGACCTTGACCGTGAAGGCAATGGCTATATCCCCATGCTGCGGGGGGTCAGCGATGCTATCGCTGCGGGACTCACAGAGCATCCGGTACACACGGCCGCGGACACGGTCGCCGTGTTCCGCACACTGGACAAGATCCGCGCCGCCATCGGAGCAGGCACACCAACCCTGGAGAGCAACAAGCAATGA